A region from the Cellvibrio sp. PSBB006 genome encodes:
- a CDS encoding DUF3833 domain-containing protein, protein MISLAPFKHWQKILILYIATTLGACSATDVRQYANNSPAFAPQEFFNGQLTAHGVVKNRRGEVTRYFTATIDASWDNNVGTLAERFVFDDGEVQLRTWTLSPAGPNHYQATAGDVIGIGKAQISGNAMHVDYVLEVDYRNKKINLNVEDWMWRVDKNTVINHSILRKWGFRVGSIQIAIIKH, encoded by the coding sequence ATGATCAGCCTGGCTCCGTTTAAACACTGGCAAAAAATTCTCATTTTATATATCGCTACCACCCTCGGCGCATGTTCTGCAACAGACGTGCGCCAGTACGCAAATAACTCGCCCGCTTTTGCTCCACAAGAATTTTTCAATGGTCAATTAACCGCGCACGGCGTCGTGAAGAATCGACGCGGCGAAGTCACCCGTTATTTCACCGCAACTATCGACGCCTCCTGGGACAACAACGTTGGTACGCTCGCCGAACGTTTTGTTTTTGATGATGGTGAAGTACAACTCCGAACCTGGACGCTCTCCCCTGCCGGCCCGAATCACTACCAGGCCACCGCTGGCGATGTTATCGGTATTGGCAAAGCGCAGATCAGCGGAAACGCCATGCATGTTGACTATGTGCTGGAAGTTGATTACCGCAACAAAAAGATTAATCTCAATGTGGAAGACTGGATGTGGCGGGTTGATAAAAATACCGTTATCAATCATTCAATCCTGCGTAAATGGGGTTTCCGCGTAGGCAGTATCCAGATCGCCATCATCAAACATTGA